In one window of Flavobacterium ginsengisoli DNA:
- a CDS encoding YceD family protein, with the protein MSKTKEFLIPFVGLKLGKHHFEYQINNEFFKNFEYDEFQNSDIKVNLLFDKKSNMLELEFKHKGAVNVPCDLTGEDFDLPIKGKMKLIVRFGDEFNDDNEELLILPHGEHEIDVAQYIYEMIALSVPQKRIHPGVKDGSLQTEALTKLNELSVKEQKEESNKEEDIDPRWEKLKKLLTDK; encoded by the coding sequence ATGAGCAAAACAAAAGAATTTTTAATTCCTTTCGTAGGATTAAAACTAGGAAAACACCATTTTGAGTATCAGATAAATAACGAGTTCTTTAAGAATTTTGAGTACGATGAGTTTCAAAATTCTGATATTAAAGTCAATTTACTTTTTGATAAGAAAAGTAATATGTTAGAATTAGAATTCAAACACAAAGGAGCGGTAAACGTACCTTGTGATCTAACAGGCGAAGATTTTGATTTACCTATAAAAGGGAAAATGAAGTTAATAGTTCGCTTTGGAGATGAATTTAATGATGATAATGAAGAATTGTTGATTTTACCACATGGTGAACATGAGATAGATGTGGCGCAGTATATTTATGAAATGATCGCGCTTTCTGTACCTCAAAAAAGAATTCATCCAGGGGTTAAAGACGGAAGCCTTCAGACAGAAGCTTTGACAAAACTGAATGAGCTGAGTGTAAAAGAACAAAAGGAAGAGAGTAACAAAGAAGAAGATATTGACCCGCGTTGGGAAAAATTAAAGAAACTATTAACGGATAAATAA
- the accB gene encoding acetyl-CoA carboxylase biotin carboxyl carrier protein, with protein MDLKEIQNLIKFVANSGVAEVKLEMDDVKITIRTTLETNVTEATYVQQLPAQAALPQAAVPQVTAPTVVSVTPEAPAANDSKYITIKSPIIGTFYRKPSPDKPVFTEVGSTVSKGDVLCVIEAMKLFNEIESEVSGKIVKILVDDMSPVEFDQPLFLVDPS; from the coding sequence ATGGATTTAAAAGAAATTCAAAACCTAATCAAATTTGTTGCAAATTCGGGCGTTGCAGAAGTGAAGTTAGAAATGGATGATGTAAAAATCACGATCAGAACAACTTTAGAAACAAATGTAACTGAGGCAACTTACGTACAGCAATTACCTGCTCAGGCAGCTTTACCTCAAGCGGCAGTTCCACAAGTTACAGCTCCAACAGTTGTAAGTGTAACTCCAGAAGCACCAGCTGCTAACGATTCTAAATATATTACTATAAAATCTCCAATCATTGGTACATTCTATAGAAAACCATCTCCAGATAAACCAGTTTTCACTGAAGTTGGAAGCACTGTATCTAAAGGTGATGTTCTTTGCGTAATTGAAGCAATGAAATTATTCAACGAAATCGAATCTGAAGTTTCTGGTAAAATTGTAAAAATTCTTGTTGACGATATGTCTCCAGTAGAATTTGATCAACCTTTATTCTTAGTAGATCCATCATAA
- a CDS encoding beta-ketoacyl-ACP synthase III has product MNTITAAITAVGAYVPDFVLSNQVLETMVDTNDEWITARTGIKERRILKDADKGTSYLAIQATKDLIAKANIDPLEIDMIIMATATPDMMVASTGVFVATEIGATNAFAYDLQAACSSFLYGMSTAAAYVQSGRYKKVLLIGADKMSSIVDYTDRATCIIFGDGAGAVLFEPNYEGLGLQDEYLRSDGVGRDFLKIPAGGSLIPPSEDTVKNRQHNIMQDGKTVFKYAVTNMADASELILQRNNLTNQDVDWLVPHQANKRIIDATAGRLELEDSKVLVNIEKYGNTTSGTLPLVLADFENKLKKGDNIIFVAFGGGFTWGSIYLKWAYDKK; this is encoded by the coding sequence ATGAATACAATCACAGCCGCAATTACCGCTGTTGGAGCTTATGTTCCTGACTTCGTTCTTTCGAACCAAGTGCTAGAAACAATGGTTGATACCAATGATGAGTGGATTACCGCTCGAACAGGAATTAAAGAAAGAAGAATTCTTAAAGATGCTGATAAAGGTACATCGTACCTTGCTATACAAGCAACAAAGGATTTGATTGCTAAAGCAAATATTGATCCGCTTGAGATTGATATGATTATAATGGCAACTGCAACGCCAGATATGATGGTGGCTTCTACAGGAGTTTTTGTTGCAACAGAAATTGGAGCGACAAATGCATTTGCATATGATTTGCAGGCTGCATGTTCAAGTTTCTTGTACGGAATGTCTACGGCTGCAGCATATGTTCAGTCAGGACGTTACAAAAAAGTACTTTTAATTGGTGCCGATAAAATGTCATCAATTGTAGATTATACAGACAGAGCAACATGTATTATTTTTGGTGATGGAGCTGGAGCAGTTCTTTTTGAACCAAATTACGAAGGCTTAGGTTTGCAAGATGAATATTTACGAAGTGACGGTGTAGGACGCGACTTCCTAAAAATTCCTGCAGGAGGTTCTTTGATTCCGCCTTCAGAAGATACTGTAAAAAACAGACAGCACAATATTATGCAAGACGGTAAAACTGTTTTCAAATATGCTGTAACTAATATGGCTGATGCCAGCGAATTGATTTTACAAAGAAACAATTTGACAAATCAAGATGTTGACTGGTTAGTACCACACCAAGCTAACAAACGTATCATTGATGCTACTGCTGGAAGATTAGAATTAGAAGATTCTAAAGTTTTGGTAAACATTGAAAAATACGGAAATACTACTTCTGGAACTTTACCATTAGTATTGGCTGATTTTGAAAATAAGCTTAAAAAAGGAGATAACATTATCTTTGTCGCTTTTGGTGGTGGATTCACTTGGGGATCTATCTACTTAAAATGGGCTTACGATAAGAAATAA
- the rpmF gene encoding 50S ribosomal protein L32 yields the protein MAHPKRKTSKTRRDKRRTHYKATVAQIATCPITGEAHLYHRAYWHEGKMYYRGQVVIDKSEAVA from the coding sequence ATGGCACATCCTAAGAGAAAAACCTCGAAAACAAGAAGAGATAAGAGAAGAACACATTACAAAGCTACTGTAGCTCAAATCGCTACATGTCCTATTACAGGTGAGGCACATTTATACCACAGAGCTTACTGGCATGAAGGTAAAATGTACTACAGAGGGCAAGTTGTTATCGATAAATCTGAAGCGGTTGCTTAA